A region from the Malus domestica chromosome 07, GDT2T_hap1 genome encodes:
- the BZIP15 gene encoding ABSCISIC ACID-INSENSITIVE 5-like protein 2 isoform X1 — MGIQTMGSQGGADGNCKQPQFQPLGRQNSMYSLTLDEVQNQLGDLGKPLSSMNLDELLKNVWSVEANQTMGIDIEGTTLVNQAQLQRQASLSLTSALSKKTVDEVWRDIQQSKDEEEKKSQERQRTLGEMTLEDFLVKAGVVAEAEASSDKQCAGPLVGVDANVAAQFPQGQWMQYSQPQYQHPQQSMMGVYMPSQPIPPPMHVGAGAMMEVPYPDNQVPLPSPLMGALSDTPTPGRKRGNPEDIVEKTVERRQKRMIKNRESAARSRARKQAYTNELENKVSRLEEENERLRKQKELEKVLPSAPPPEPKYQLRRTSSAPL, encoded by the exons ATGGGGATACAGACAATGGGATCTCAAGGTGGGGCTGATGGTAATTGCAAACAGCCACAGTTTCAGCCTTTGGGACGGCAAAACTCAATGTACAGTCTCACATTGGATGAGGTACAGAATCAGTTAGGTGACTTGGGGAAGCCACTCAGCAGCATGAACCTTGATGAGCTTCTAAAAAATGTATGGAGTGTGGAAGCAAATCAGACCATGGGCATAGATATTGAAGGCACGACACTGGTCAATCAAGCTCAACTGCAGCGTCAAGCAAGCCTGTCATTAACTAGTGCATTGAGCAAGAAGACAGTCGATGAGGTTTGGAGAGATATTCAACAAAGCAAAgacgaagaagaaaagaaatctcAAGAACGACAACGGACTTTGGGAGAGATGACTTTGGAGGATTTCTTGGTCAAAGCCGGAGTTGTTGCTGAAGCTGAAGCATCTTCGGACAAACAATGTGCTGGTCCTCTTGTTGGGGTTGATGCGAATGTGGCAGCACAGTTTCCACAAGGTCAGTGGATGCAGTACTCACAACCACAATATCAGCATCCACAACAAAGTATGATGGGGGTATACATGCCAAGCCAACCTATACCACCGCCAATGCACGTAGGGGCTGGAGCTATGATGGAAGTCCCGTATCCTGACAACCAAGTTCCATTGCCTTCACCCTTAATGGGTGCTCTATCAGATACGCCGACACCTGGGAGGAAAAGGGGCAACCCTGAGGACATTGTTGAGAAGACTGTTGAGCGAAGGCAAAAGAGAATGATAAAGAACCGGGAATCTGCTGCGCGTTCGCGAGCAAGGAAGCAG GCATATACAAATGAACTGGAGAACAAAGTTTCACGTCTGGAGGAGGAAAATGAAAGGCTAAGGAAACAGAAG
- the BZIP15 gene encoding ABSCISIC ACID-INSENSITIVE 5-like protein 2 isoform X2: protein MGSQGGADGNCKQPQFQPLGRQNSMYSLTLDEVQNQLGDLGKPLSSMNLDELLKNVWSVEANQTMGIDIEGTTLVNQAQLQRQASLSLTSALSKKTVDEVWRDIQQSKDEEEKKSQERQRTLGEMTLEDFLVKAGVVAEAEASSDKQCAGPLVGVDANVAAQFPQGQWMQYSQPQYQHPQQSMMGVYMPSQPIPPPMHVGAGAMMEVPYPDNQVPLPSPLMGALSDTPTPGRKRGNPEDIVEKTVERRQKRMIKNRESAARSRARKQAYTNELENKVSRLEEENERLRKQKELEKVLPSAPPPEPKYQLRRTSSAPL, encoded by the exons ATGGGATCTCAAGGTGGGGCTGATGGTAATTGCAAACAGCCACAGTTTCAGCCTTTGGGACGGCAAAACTCAATGTACAGTCTCACATTGGATGAGGTACAGAATCAGTTAGGTGACTTGGGGAAGCCACTCAGCAGCATGAACCTTGATGAGCTTCTAAAAAATGTATGGAGTGTGGAAGCAAATCAGACCATGGGCATAGATATTGAAGGCACGACACTGGTCAATCAAGCTCAACTGCAGCGTCAAGCAAGCCTGTCATTAACTAGTGCATTGAGCAAGAAGACAGTCGATGAGGTTTGGAGAGATATTCAACAAAGCAAAgacgaagaagaaaagaaatctcAAGAACGACAACGGACTTTGGGAGAGATGACTTTGGAGGATTTCTTGGTCAAAGCCGGAGTTGTTGCTGAAGCTGAAGCATCTTCGGACAAACAATGTGCTGGTCCTCTTGTTGGGGTTGATGCGAATGTGGCAGCACAGTTTCCACAAGGTCAGTGGATGCAGTACTCACAACCACAATATCAGCATCCACAACAAAGTATGATGGGGGTATACATGCCAAGCCAACCTATACCACCGCCAATGCACGTAGGGGCTGGAGCTATGATGGAAGTCCCGTATCCTGACAACCAAGTTCCATTGCCTTCACCCTTAATGGGTGCTCTATCAGATACGCCGACACCTGGGAGGAAAAGGGGCAACCCTGAGGACATTGTTGAGAAGACTGTTGAGCGAAGGCAAAAGAGAATGATAAAGAACCGGGAATCTGCTGCGCGTTCGCGAGCAAGGAAGCAG GCATATACAAATGAACTGGAGAACAAAGTTTCACGTCTGGAGGAGGAAAATGAAAGGCTAAGGAAACAGAAG